The nucleotide window ATACCCGCGGACATAACTTGGTTGCGGGACGAAATTGTATGGCCCCAGCCCGGTACCATAGCCCCGCCATTCACACCGGGGTGGGTGTATGATGTTGGACTGGATACTGGCATGTTCAAGGAAGCCATCTGCCAGAAGATTGCATATACGCCAACGCCTACGCCAACTACTACACCTACACCTACTACTACACCTACTCCTACACCCACACCCACGCCTACTCCTACTACTACACCTACTCCTTCGCCAACAGTTACACCTACTCCAGGCACCTCGGTAGCTGTTGATTGCTGTCCGAGTGTACCTGTGAGTGGCTCTTGTGATGTCGATATTACCATAAGTACCAGTGATCCAGATGGCATAGGTTCAGCTACCATAACGCTTACCGTTGATACGGCTGTTGTTACTGTAGGCAATATAGCCGCTGGGGACCTCGGCACTGTTTACTCGAATACGGTGGGTAGCACTACCACCATGTCAACGGCCACAGGGAGTTCGCCTGGGCCAACAGGTACCGTAACATTTGCCACCGTTACATTAAATGCGGTAGGCAGTTCTGGAGAATGTAGCGACCTGGATATCGAGGTAACATCGATGTATGATGGGACGGCGGGCGATCCACAACCGATAACGCCAAGCCCAGTTACCGATTGCAGCTTCTGTATTGGGACAGTGAGACTGGAGGGTGATGTCCACCCGCTTGGCAGTGGCAATGATGCTATTGATTCGGCAGACTTTCAACTGGTAGCCCAGCACATAGTGCATACTATAACGCTGACTGGCGATGATTTTCTCGCTGCCGATGTCAATGACGGTGGCACGGTTGACGCAGCAGACCTGCAGTTGGTGGCGCAATACCTTGTCGGGACGATTACAGCATTCCCTGGGGGAACGTATATTCCCTGAACAAGGGATGATAATGAGATGTAAAAATGATAAATAGAAAGGAAGGTGTGCCAATGGTAATCAGGAAGATATCAGCCGTAGTTTTGGCGTCGGTGATTGCCTTGATGTTAACGGCGATGCCGGTAGCACTGGCCGACCCAGGCACATCGGTATCTATTGAAGACGCTTTAGATGTAGCCGTTGGGGGCAATGCCGATGTCCAACTAAGAATAAATACCGATGAAGCTAACGGCATAGGTTCAGCTACCCTAACGCTTACAGTTAATACCGCTGTTGTTACAGTGGCCGGTGTAGCGTCTGGAGTTCTTGGCACCGTTTTTAGCAATACCGCGGGCGGTGTCACCACCATGACGTGGGCCACAGGGAGTTCACCCGGGCCAAGTGGTGATTTGCTGTTTGCTACAGTGACATTACATGCAGAAGGTAGTGCCGGCGAGTGCAGCGACCTGGATATTGCTATAACATCTATGTACGATGCGACGGCAGGCAATCCACAGCCGATAATACCTAGCCCAGTGGATGACGGCCAATTTTGCATCGCAGGGGCAACACCTACGCCTACGCCTACACCTACTCCTACTCCTACTCCAACACCTACACCTACTCCTACACCAACACCGACGCCAACACCTACTCCTACACCAACGCCAACAATAACACCTACACCAACCCCTACTCCTACACCAACACCAACCCCTACTCCTACACCAACACCTACTCCTACACCAACGCCAACAATAACACCTACACCAACACCAACTCCTACACCAACACCTACTCCTACTCCGACAATATGTACCACTTGGGAGTTCCCGCATGGTCTCATCCAAGACCCAACGGCGGTTTTCCCCAGGCTTTATAATTGCCCGGATATTGACTTGCCTACCTACACGGAGCCCGATGCGCTAGTAGTAGTGTGGTACTACGATGAGGCTACCATGGTGTGGGAGTGGTTCAAGCCAGGCTGGCCAGAGAGCACCCTGGAGACTTTAGAAAATGGCAACATATACCTCATCACCGTAACAGAGGCATGCACCTGGGAGATACCTTAGCAATAGGCATGTTTTTAAATCCTGAGTGCTGCGAAGAGCATTCTGGGTGGCTAATAGAGAGAGGGCGATCAGTAAAGGGGGAGTAGGAAAGTAAACAAGTTTCGATTGTTAGTTACTTCCCTATTATTAGCATGGTGCTGGCACTGATATAGTTGATTCGGCAGACTTGCAGTTGGTAGCCCAGCATATAGCTTCGTTTAAAATATTCTTTACATAACGAATATATCAGAATGCGGGAAATCGCCTCCGTATCGTCTTGAGTTCTACCTATTCGTATCTTTGTTGTTTTATTTAGCAGCAACGTTAAGAAGGAAAAACTTTTTTTAGGTTGGTTAATCCATTCTCAGTACCGCAGCTCCCTGGATCTTCCCTTTCTTCAGTAAAACGAGGGCTTCGTTTGCCTCTTCCAGTCCGAACTCTTGAACCTCAGGGATGATGGGGATCTCAGCAGCCAGGGGAAGGAAATCTTGAGCATCCTTTCTGGTGACGTTAGCTACACTCTTTATCTCCTTTTCATCCCATAGCAACCGGGCATAGTCTAAAGGTGGAATGGGATTCCTCTTTCTAATCACCGCTATTACCAACCTCCCGCCTTTTTCGAGCACTCTCAAGGCACTAGGCACAGTCTCTCCTACTGGGGTGAAATCGATTGCGCAGGTAAGCCTCTGAGGGGGATCATCTTCCGCTCTACCGGTCCAGACTGCTCCCAGTTTTTCAGCCAGACTTCGATGCTCTTCGCTCCTGGTGAATACAAAAATCTGGCAACCCCGGTATTTGGCTAACTGAATCACAATGTGGGCTGAGGCCCCGAACCCGAAAAGGCCCAAGCTCTGCCCAGGTTTAACCCCGGAAAGCCTGAAATCGCGAAAACCGATCGCCCCGGCGCATAAAAGGGGTGCTGCTTGGGAATCAGTGAACCTGTCGAGGATCAAGTAGGCGAAATCTTCTGAGACCGTGGTGTATTCAGAATAGCCGCCGTTAGCCTGACACCCGGTTCCTTGAAAATCAAAGCACAGGTTTTCATTGCCCTCTTTGCAGAAATGGCATTTACCACAGGCAGAATATATCCAGGCAATACCCACTCTATCTCCGACTTTGAATCTAGTCACCCCCGAACCCAGGCTTTTAACCCGGCCAATGATTTCATGGCCTAGAACTATCGGGAGATTGGGCTTGAGCCTTCCCTCAATTTCGTCCAGCTCGGTGTGGCAAACCCCGCAGGCCGAAACCCTCACCAAGATCTCTTTTGACCTCGGTTGGGGAATTGGCATATCTACTAATTCCAGAGGCCGATTTTCAACTGGAGAGATCCCCCTTAGTATTTGAGCTTTCATTCTCACCTCCTGGTCATTGCCTCGCTCAAGCAACCTTGTCACTGGTGCCAGCGTAAAAGAACCGATCTCCCTTACCTGGCATGTTGTGTGCCGTCCTCCCCACTGCTCATTGCCCCTTTGGCATTTACCCACCCTACGAAATTGCCCAAAAAGAGGTTAGCCCTGCCTGGTGAATTATGTTTCCACCGAATGCGAACGGGGTAGTATTGAACCGTCTTACTCGGATACCGTAATAGTTCTTTATTTAGTGGCCCTTATCAAAGCTGACGCAATCACTCCAAATGCGACGTATCATTTATAGTGGCGAGCTGATAACTACTATTGGTAACTCGTATCACACTGAGCGACGCATTACCGATCTCAAACCCGCGATAGATACTATTCGATACACCGAGAACATGCGCCACTAATACCTTTACCACAACTTCATGAGTAACGATTAATGCGTGCTTGCCCCGGTTGCCTCCTACCACCCACTCAAGTGCTCGAATTGCCCGATCGGTTACCTCCCTCAAACTCTCACCGTTAGGCATGGTTAGCTCTGTAGGGTCAGTCATCGACTGCTGCCAGAGCTCCTGCCACCTCCGTTCGATCTCGTCTACATGCAACCCCTCCCAGTCGCCAAGCCTAATTTCGATGAGGTCGTCCAATAGCTCTGGCTCAAGCCGGTGAGGTTCAGCGAGAATCGTTGCAGTAGAGAATGTCCTACGAAGTGGACTGGTATAGACTGCGGAGACGGGGAGGCTGGCAAGCCTCGAAGACAAGCGGCGTGCCTGGGTATAGCCAACTTCATTCAGGTATTCGTTCGACCAGCCTGCGTAGAAACCAGTAACATTTGAATGGGTTTGCCCGTGTCGGGCAAGAAGGACGGTGGTGGTCATTTCCTAACTCCATTGGGAATATCCGAATTCCCTCACTTTAAAACGGATTATGGAACCGGTAAAGCGCATATGGAGACATATCTTCATAATTGCGCCAGAACATTACCACTCATAAATGGGAGGTGTATTTCTGTAACAACCTTGCCTGCTATGCTATGTCGGGCTACCTTCCAACATAAGACCCCGCCATTTCTGTTCACCGCTTTATGTTACCTGCTCTCGCATCATTGGGTAGGAGATGTCATCCAATAACCCGGCTAAGCCACATCCAATTACAAATCGGCAGTGACCCTGTATATTGTATATATTATAGAGCACGATAGCTACAATGCCCACCAATCCCGATAAAACAGGAGCACCAAGCAGGTTTGCGACGGTGTTGTTTACCCGAAACTCTACAGCGGTGTTTCCTTTGAGGACAATCGTTTAGGGCGTCTGTGGCCCAAACAGATATCATCCTACCCTCGTTTACTAGATGGCTCTCAAATATCTCGGATCCGTGCGAAGTATTAGATAAAGGGGATTCATGAATTATTCGCTTAACACCAGATCGGCGCGTCCCTGTTCTTTCAGATAGGCTGGATATCTGATATAGAGCGGTTTGATCACAGGCAACAGCTTCAGGATTTTGGGAATAGGGCCTCGTGCCACAATGGTTTTTGTGGTTAAGGCCTTGGCCAGGTTAATCTGGCCATGCCAGAACTTGTGTCCATTGTCTGCTGTCAGAGTGAAGGTCGCCGTCGGGGTGATGGTATCATCATTGATGTGAATCTCGAAGGGATCTTGGGTGAAGTCCATTGTGAGGGTCAGCACAGGATCACGCCAGACGAATTTTACGATCAGGCTGATCTCGGCCAGCTTGTTCTGTATTTCAACGATCTCTTCATCTCCCTTCTTCACTTCCTCCGCCATTTGACGAAAGAAGCCGCCCAGAATCTTATCGCATTCATCGGAATCCTTGAAATAGGGCATATCATCCTCCTTTCCTTTTCAGAAGTTAGCGGTACGTATCTATTTATTTCGCTTGAGATACATCTCCTTGGCTATGACAGCGGCTCCGATGCCTCCCATCATCTGGGGGTCAACGCCGTCGGGAAATGTCTTGAGTGTGACCCGTAGATTTCGCTGCAGAGCATCCACCACGCCAGCATTCTTGGCCACTCCCCCGGTAATGACCACATCCTCCACTAGACCCACCCTCTTGGCCAGGGCGGCGACACGATTGGCGATGGATCGATGTAACCCCTGGACGATGAATGGCAGGGGAACCTCATCGTTGACCAGGTTGATGACCTCCGACTCAATGAACACGCTGCACATACTGCTGAGCCTTACCGGCTGGTAGTCGCCACTCGCATGTAGTTTCTCCAGGTCCTCCACACTAATGCCTAGGCTGCGAGCAATAAAGTCCAGGAAACGGCCGGTTCCCGCAGCGCATTTATCATTCATGACGTATTCGAGCATCTGCCCGCCGGCATCTAGAAGCACCACCTTGGTATCCTGTCCGCCAATATCAATGACGGTGCGCGCCGATGGCAGCAAGGTCTTGGCTCCCCTTCCATGGGCCGAAAGCTCGGATATGTTCTCATGCGCGAAAGATACCTTGGCCCGACCATAGCCTGTGCCAACGATATATGCAACGTCATCGTCCTGCAGTCCGGCATCCTGAAGAACCCTTTCATAGCATTCGCGTGCCGTCGCACGCGGATTCGTTGTGCTGGGGCCGATGACGTGAGACCCCAGGTGATCATCGATCCACAGCGCCGCTTTGCTAGTAGTGGAGCCTATGTCTATGCCGGCAGTAATCAACCCGTTCTTCAAGCCGCCTCCTTCCTCGGCCTCACCACATCTTCGATATAATGTGTTATATCATCCTGGATTGTCTCCACCGGAGTGACCCTGGGATCAAACATATCAAATTCAAAGTAGAGGAGAGGGATGTCCGCTTCCCGGGAGGCTTCCCGAAATAGGCCAATGCCCCCAAGGCCATGCTTGCAGGCGACGTGACCGGCAAAGATTGCGAAGTCTACCTTATAGTCGGTACACATCCGCAGGTAGTCGTCGATATAGTAGTCTATAGGACCCTTAAATTGCCTGGACATAGGCAGCACCCTCAGGTCTTTACGCGCCAGGCCCTCCAGCATGGATTCTGGGGTCGAAGTATCGATAAGCGCCTCTGGGGCATAATAGCCGAAAAGGTCCATGGGGATAACCAGCTTGAGCTCGCTTTCCATCCAGTCATAAAACTGCAGGTCAAACCACACCGGGTCTTGATACCAAACGGCACGATAGAGCTCCCCTCCCTCAATAGTGCTCTCTCCTCTCTCAATACGTTCCCTGGCCTCATCATGAAACGCTTTGGCTATGGCGGTGCCTTCGGGATCCCCGGAAAAGGCAACCAGCAGGGCGGTGTTGAGGGCCACGAGTTTGCTCACCTGCGGGCAGGGTATGTGCCGCCG belongs to Dehalococcoidia bacterium and includes:
- a CDS encoding dockerin type I repeat-containing protein — protein: IPADITWLRDEIVWPQPGTIAPPFTPGWVYDVGLDTGMFKEAICQKIAYTPTPTPTTTPTPTTTPTPTPTPTPTPTTTPTPSPTVTPTPGTSVAVDCCPSVPVSGSCDVDITISTSDPDGIGSATITLTVDTAVVTVGNIAAGDLGTVYSNTVGSTTTMSTATGSSPGPTGTVTFATVTLNAVGSSGECSDLDIEVTSMYDGTAGDPQPITPSPVTDCSFCIGTVRLEGDVHPLGSGNDAIDSADFQLVAQHIVHTITLTGDDFLAADVNDGGTVDAADLQLVAQYLVGTITAFPGGTYIP
- a CDS encoding cohesin domain-containing protein; protein product: MINRKEGVPMVIRKISAVVLASVIALMLTAMPVALADPGTSVSIEDALDVAVGGNADVQLRINTDEANGIGSATLTLTVNTAVVTVAGVASGVLGTVFSNTAGGVTTMTWATGSSPGPSGDLLFATVTLHAEGSAGECSDLDIAITSMYDATAGNPQPIIPSPVDDGQFCIAGATPTPTPTPTPTPTPTPTPTPTPTPTPTPTPTPTPTITPTPTPTPTPTPTPTPTPTPTPTPTPTITPTPTPTPTPTPTPTPTICTTWEFPHGLIQDPTAVFPRLYNCPDIDLPTYTEPDALVVVWYYDEATMVWEWFKPGWPESTLETLENGNIYLITVTEACTWEIP
- a CDS encoding zinc-dependent alcohol dehydrogenase family protein, whose amino-acid sequence is MKAQILRGISPVENRPLELVDMPIPQPRSKEILVRVSACGVCHTELDEIEGRLKPNLPIVLGHEIIGRVKSLGSGVTRFKVGDRVGIAWIYSACGKCHFCKEGNENLCFDFQGTGCQANGGYSEYTTVSEDFAYLILDRFTDSQAAPLLCAGAIGFRDFRLSGVKPGQSLGLFGFGASAHIVIQLAKYRGCQIFVFTRSEEHRSLAEKLGAVWTGRAEDDPPQRLTCAIDFTPVGETVPSALRVLEKGGRLVIAVIRKRNPIPPLDYARLLWDEKEIKSVANVTRKDAQDFLPLAAEIPIIPEVQEFGLEEANEALVLLKKGKIQGAAVLRMD
- a CDS encoding histidine phosphatase family protein: MTTTVLLARHGQTHSNVTGFYAGWSNEYLNEVGYTQARRLSSRLASLPVSAVYTSPLRRTFSTATILAEPHRLEPELLDDLIEIRLGDWEGLHVDEIERRWQELWQQSMTDPTELTMPNGESLREVTDRAIRALEWVVGGNRGKHALIVTHEVVVKVLVAHVLGVSNSIYRGFEIGNASLSVIRVTNSSYQLATINDTSHLE
- a CDS encoding SCP2 sterol-binding domain-containing protein, with product MPYFKDSDECDKILGGFFRQMAEEVKKGDEEIVEIQNKLAEISLIVKFVWRDPVLTLTMDFTQDPFEIHINDDTITPTATFTLTADNGHKFWHGQINLAKALTTKTIVARGPIPKILKLLPVIKPLYIRYPAYLKEQGRADLVLSE
- a CDS encoding acyl-CoA dehydratase activase; the protein is MKNGLITAGIDIGSTTSKAALWIDDHLGSHVIGPSTTNPRATARECYERVLQDAGLQDDDVAYIVGTGYGRAKVSFAHENISELSAHGRGAKTLLPSARTVIDIGGQDTKVVLLDAGGQMLEYVMNDKCAAGTGRFLDFIARSLGISVEDLEKLHASGDYQPVRLSSMCSVFIESEVINLVNDEVPLPFIVQGLHRSIANRVAALAKRVGLVEDVVITGGVAKNAGVVDALQRNLRVTLKTFPDGVDPQMMGGIGAAVIAKEMYLKRNK